Genomic DNA from Providencia sp. PROV188:
TTGAACAACCTCAGAAGCCGTAACTTGTTTCGAAGTAAATTGTTTCGATGTGAACAACTATAAAGGTATCCCAACCAAATCATAGAAAAAAAATTTAACCTTAATGTTCAAATTTTTGCATGTTGTTATAAAAATTAAATAAATTCATTTGGTTATCTTTATTTCTAGCCTATTGTATTAACTAACACGATAGTGACTTGGAAGTTCACTAAAGCCGAGTCCGTTAGTTTTTTTCACTGCAATTTGTACAGGAATTCGTTCTTTCATCGCTTCTACATGGCTAATCACACCAATGGTTTTTCCTGATGCATTTAGGCTCTCTAATGCATCTAGGGCGATGTCTAAAGTTTCAGCGTCTAGCGTACCGAAACCTTCATCTAAAAAGAGTGACTCTAATTGTGTTCGATGGCTCACCATGTCAGAGAGTGCAAGGGCTAGGGCGAGACTGACTAAGAAACTTTCCCCCCCTGAAAGGGTCTTCGTATCGCGAATGCTATCCCCTTGCCAACCATCAATAACCTGCAACTCGAGGTTGGCTAAATGGCTACGCTGTAGCAAATAACGACCATGTAATTTATCGAGTTGTTGGTTAGCGAGCGAGACTAAACAGTCTAGAGTTAGCCCTTGAGCATAGCGACGGAATTTATCCCCTTCGGCGGAGCCGATTAAGGTATTGAGATAACTCCAATCATCGTAGCTTAATTGGCTCTGTTCAATTTTATTCAATAACTCACGCTGCTGGTGACGTTGCTGCTGATCACGCTCAAGCTGGTTAATGATTTGCCCTTGTTGCTGGTTCAATATCTTGATTTGGCTCTCTAGTTGTTCGAGAGCTTGCTGAATTTTTTCCACAGAGAACTCAGTGAATTCCACTAAACGCTGTTGCTCATGATTTGCTATGGCTGACTGGCTTTCTTGGTAGCGAGTTTCCGCCTCCAGCCGCTGTTGAGTGACTCGCTGTTTAAGCTGCTCCAGCTCAATTTTCTCTTCAGTCGGCAGTAAGGCATTAAGGAACTGCTCTTGAGTATCGAAAGGGCTGCTACTGAGTGCAGCAACAAACTGAGTGTGAGCGGCTAACTGTCGTTGGCTTAGTTGCTTCAATTGGTGATCAAGTTCTTGGGCACTTCCGTTGAGTACAGCAATATTTTTATCTATTTCGCTAATTTTCTCTGAAAGTGAATCAACTTGATGTGTGTATTGAGCTTGTTTTTCTTGCATTTTTTGGACAAAAACAGCAACTGTTTGACCATCTAACAGATTCTGGCGTTGCATATTTTTTTGTTCAATTTGCTGATTTAATTGCTCTAATTGCTGCTGTTGAGCAGAAAGTTGCTGAGTTAATTGCTGAGCATTAGCTGTTTCAGCTGCAAGCGTAGCCGTATCAACGTCAATATTTTTGGTGATTTGCAGAAAGGTGTTTTTTTGTGCTTCATAATATTGCCCGCGTTGCTCAATCTCTTGTAGCCAAGTATTAAATTGTGCTTGGCTTGGAAGAATGAGATTAAATGGCGCCAGCGAGGCCGTAAGCTGCTGTACTTGTTGTTCTAAGCGTTGTTGCAGAGATTGCTGCTCAGCTTGGTTTTCTTCTAATTGCTGGGAGTGATGCTTAAGTTTCTCATCAAGGAGAGATAACTCAGAAAACAGCTGTTTAGCTTGGGTTTGCTGTTCATAATATTGGTTTTTAGCATCTTGGTACTGACGCTCTAATTGTGCAAATTCATTGATGATGGTTTGCTGAGCGGTAAGCTTTTCTTGTAATTCAATGAGAAATTGTTCTACTGCAGATGCGTTTTTGGCTAGTTCAGGTGTAAGTGCTTGCTCACATGCTTTCAGCCATTGACGATTCAGGTTGTTGAACTGCTCTTGTAGCTGTTTTTGAGCCAATTCGTTATCTTGCTGGTGGCGCTTGTCTGCTTGCAATAAGGCTTGCAGCTCAGTAAATTTTTGTTTTTCAGTTTCAATTTGAGTGACCAGCATAGCCAGTTGTTGCTGAGTCTCATTGGGTATAACGGCTTGATATGATGCTAAAGCAGGGTGGTCCAATGAGCCACAAAGAGGGCATGGAGTCCCTTTAATGAGCTGTTGGCGTTCATGTTCTAAGCTGACAATCTTTTGTTCTAGCTGAAGTTTTTGCTCCAAAATTTGCCGTTGCGGCTGGAGCTGAGTCAGTCTATCTTGCGTAATGGTAATCTGTTGCGACAATTGGTTGATAGATTCGCTAAGTTGGTTTTGCAACTGCGTTTGTGACTGTAACTGTAGCTGTTTTTCCTCATGTTGAGTCAGTAAAACAGGTAGTATTTTCGCATGCTGCAAAGGTTCTTGCTGCTGTGAAATTGCTGCTTTAATTTCCTCGATATTGTGCTTTTCTTTATATTCCTGAAACTGCTTTTCGAGCTGATTAAAGCGAGAATGCTGCTCTTCTAAATGGCTTTGAGCCTGTTGAGACTCTTTGGCTTTTTGCTGCTGAACCTGTTGTAGGGTTTGCCATTCTTGGTGGATAGCTTTCTGCTTTTGCTGATTTTGGGTTAGGCGTTCTGTGAGTTCATAAATAAATTTCCCTTGCTGTTGCCAGCTTCCGAGTTGCGCGACAATCTGGGCGTCATTTTGGTGTTCTTGCAGAAATAACTGGGTTTTATTCAACTCATTATTGGCATGAAGAATTTTCTGCTGAATATTTTCTACACTCGATTTTTTCTGTAAATATTCTCCATTTAGTTGATTTAATTGCAGGTCCAATTGGACTTTTTGCTGGTTAAGCTGCGTAAGCAAATTGTCGAGTGGTCGCACTTCGTTATCAATCATCGCCGTGGTTTTTTGTACCCAATCTTTATATTGATTTTGCTCCGACTGAGCGTGAGTGTATTGGGCGACCAATGGTAAGCGCTGCTTTTGAGCGGTTTCTAAAAGTAATGTGGTGCGCTGCTGTTTTTGGGTCTGTTCATCGAGTTGAGTTTGCAAGCTTTGTACTGCCAACCAATCTGGGCGTAAGGCTTCTGCTGGGGCGCTTTGTGCCAGCTTATGTAAGCGGGGTTCGGCGGCTTGATATTGTTGTAGAGCTTGCTGCTGTGCAATCTGTAATCGCTGGGTATTTTGTACCAATTGTTGATGTTGCTGGTGCCATGTTAGCGCTTGTTGATGGCGGTTTTTATTCTGATTCAGTTGCTGTTCTTGCGCTGAATATTGTTGCTGTTTTTCAACGAGTTCTTGATGTTCAGCTTCAGTGAGTAAGTTAATGCTACCGGCTTGCGCCCGCAGAATATCGAGATCGGTTTTAGCTTGTTTATGTTGGTTAAAAATATACACCGAAATCTGGCTGTAAATTTCGGTGCCAGTGATTTCTTCCAGTAAATCGGCTCGCTCTTTTTCGGTCGCATTTAAAAAGGCGGCAAAATCCCCTTGAGAGAGCAAAATGGATTTAGTGAAACGCCCAAAATCTAGCCCGGTGATTTGCACAATTTTTTCACGCACTTCACTGATTTTTTCTGCAATGATTTGCCCATCAGCGACGGTTGCTAGCTCAGCTTTTGCGTCTTGCAGGTTACCATTGGGTTTATTGTTTGCCCTGCGTTGGCTCCAAAATGCGCGATAAGCGACGCCTTTAACTTCAAATTCCACTTCAGCTAAACATTCACTCGTGTGGCGGGTCATTAACTCATTTTTGCTTTTTGATATCGCGCCTAACCGTGGAGTTTGGTGGTACAGTGCAAGGCAGATGGCATCCAATAACGTGGTTTTTCCCGCGCCAGTTGCGCCTGTGATGGCAAATAACCCATTGCTGGCAAAAGGCTCTTCTGTGAAATCAATCTTCCATTCACCTTTTAGGGAGTTAATGTTTTTCAGGCGTAAGCTTAAGATTTTCACAGTTATTCCCCCTGTTCATTGCGCAAGTTGGCGTAGGATTGCTTGAACAGCTGCAATAAACGCTGTTCTAACGCTTTGTCTTCCAATGACTCTTCTGTAAGTCGTCGAGTAAAGACTTCCTCGGCGGTCAGTTCATTTAATGTTTCATTCTGTGGAGTGAGGTTTTGACCAGTCTGCGCCTGCCGCGCTCGGCGTAGGCGAACAACTTCAACAGGGAGTTCTTGAGTAAGAGCTTCAATACGTTGTTGGATATCTCCTAGATAATCTTGAGTGGCGACTTCAATATCTAACCAAATAGGGAGCTCATTTTCTTTGACAGGTAAGGCCATTAATTGTTTTTGTAGTTCTTTCAAAGAGCCTTTTAAACTCAATAGTGGCTGAAAAACGGGTATTGGTAGTAAAGTAACATTGGCAAATTGGTGCTGATTAAATTCCACTAAACAGACACTTTTTTGTTGTTGTGATTCATCAAAGCTAAGTGCAATCGGAGAACCACTGTAGCGAATATGTGCTTGCCCACCAATCAGTTGAGGGCGATGGATGTGCCCTAGTGCAATATAATCCGCAGGTGGGAATGCGCCGGAAGGAAAAGCATCCAATGTGCCAATATAAATCTCACGCACGGAGTCTGTCAGCTCTGCACCAACAACGGTCAAATGCCCCGTGGCAATAATCGGGATATCTAAGTTCAGTTCAGTACGTTGCTCAACGGCTTTTTGGTAACAGCTTTGGTAGTGTTCATGAATGGCATTTTGTAATGAAAGTTGTTTCTCTTCACTGCTTTGCCCTGCAATGCTGACTTGGATATCTCGTGGTCGTAAAAAGGGGATCGCACACACCAGCCCATTAGGGTTCCCTTGTTTATCTTTCAATGTGATGACTGGGGACTCGCTGTTTGATGTGATGACGTGAGTATTTAAATAACGTAATAACGCGCTGGATTCATTCAAAACAGAGACAGAATCATGGTTACCGCTCAAAATAACTAATTGGCAGCCTGTTTTTTGCAAATCAACAATAAACTGGTTGTAGAGTTCGCGCGCATAACTTGGCGGAGCGCCAGTATCAAAGACATCACCAGCCACAATCAGGGCATCCACTTGGTACTGTTTGACTTGTTCTATTAACCAACGCAAAAAGTGTTGGTGTTCAGCAGTTCGGTTTTTAGTGAAAAAATACTGACCTAAATGCCAGTCTGAAGTGTGGATGATGCGCATGAGCTAGCGGTTCCTGTAATTATGACGCTTTTACTATATTAATATTCTGATGCTTTATACTAATATTCAAACCATTTGGTTTGCTGTGTCACAGTATACTGTATATAGGTTCAGTGAAAGCAAAGGTATGGCAAATTAAACAGTAAAAATAAGAGAGTTGCGAAGCGCTTCGCAATGATAGCCAGATGTGGTGTTAATATTTCACTTACATGACATTAAACTGTTAATCTAATGATAGATCTTGATTGTGGGTTGAGATATTCATAATTCTGTCACAAAACTGACGCATAATGCGGTCACATTAAAAATCTCTTCTTATTTACAGGAACAATCATGGCAAGACGCATTCTAGTCGTTGAAGATGAAGCGCCCATCCGAGAAATGGTTTGTTTTGTATTGGAACAGAATGGTTTTCAGCCCACAGAGGCTGATGATTATGATTCTGCAATAGCGCAATTGGTTGATCCACTTCCTGATTTAGTGTTGTTGGACTGGATGATCCCCGGTGGTTCCGGTATCCAAGTCATTAAACATATGAAGCGTGATAGCGCCACGCGTGATGTCCCCGTGATGATGCTAACTGCAAGGGGCGAAGAAGAAGATCGCGTGAAAGGATTAGAAGTGGGGGCGGATGATTATTTAATCAAACCATTTTCACCAAAAGAATTGATAGCTCGAGTTAAAGCCATTTTACGACGTATCTCTCCAATGGCGACAGAAGACATTATTGAGATGAACGGGTTAGTTCTTGATCCTACTTCTCATCGCGTTACCAGCAAAGAAATTCCCATTGATATGGGGCCTACCGAATACAAGTTACTTCACTTCTTTATGACCCATCCAGAGCGAGTATATAGCCGCGAACAGTTACTCAACTATGTTTGGGGCGCAAACGTGTATGTGGAAGACAGAACGGTGGATGTGCATATTCGTCGTTTAAGAAAAGCGTTAGAGTTAGATGGGCATGATAAGATGGTGCAAACGGTTCGTGGTACTGGCTACCGCTTCTCTGTTCGCTATTGAGAAACCATTAGGGAGAAACATGGGTGCTTGAACGCTTATCCTTAAAACAGCTGATTTGGGGGCTGTTTTTATTTATTTTACCCGCATTGATACTGTCTGTTTTTATTGGGCATCTTCCGTGGCTATTAGTGATTTCACTGCTCGCAGCACTCATTTGGCACGGATATAACCTGCTAAAACTTTCAGATTGGCTCTGGTTGGATAGAAGTATGCTGCCGCCGGATGGCAAGGGGGGATGGGAGCCGATATTTTATGGCATCTATCAGATGCAGCAGCGCAACCGTAAGCGTCGCCGTGAATTAGGTCAGTTGATTAAGCGCTTTCGCAGCGGAGCTGAATCCTTGCCTGATGCGGTGGTAATTATGACCACCGAAGGCAATATTTTCTGGTGTAACCGCCACGCTCAACAGCTTCTAGGCTTTCGCTGGCCTGAGGATAACGGACAGCATATTTTTAACTTGCTACGTTATCCTGATTTTAGTCGTTATTTCACCGTGAAAAACTATGACCAAGCACTGACGATTGAGCTTAATAGTGGCGAAATTGTTGAGTTTCGGATCTTACCATATGCGAGTGATCAGCTTTTGATGGTGGCTCGAGATGTGACTGAAAAACGCCGTCTAGAAAAAGCACGTAGAGACTTTTTTGCTAACGTGAGCCATGAGTTACGTACGCCATTGACCGTTATCCAAGGCTATCTTGAAGTTATGGATGACCAAGAAGGCACTTCACCGATGAATAAAAAAGCGTTGTCGGTGATGCAAGAACAGACTCATCGAATGGATAACCTAGTGAAGCAATTGCTGCAATTATCCCGTATAGAGGTTGCCCCTCAAATTAATCTAGACGAACAGATTAATATGCCGGTCATTCTCAAGATGATTGAACAAGAAGCGATTAGCTTAAGCCAAGGGCGGCACGAGTTTGAATTCAGTATTGATGAAAAACTTCGAGTTCATGGAAATGAAGAGCAGCTACGAAGCGCGGTTGCTAACTTAGTGTATAACGCCATAAACCATACGCCAGATGGTACGAAAATTAAGGTGAAATGGCAGCGAACCAGTAATGGTGCCCAGTTTAGTGTGAGTGACAATGGTCCGGGAATTCCAGCCGAGCACCTTCCTCGCTTAACAGAGCGTTTTTATCGTGTGGATAAAGCGCGTTCAAGGCAAGGTGGCGGCGGAACAGGATTGGGCTTAGCGATTGTTAAGCATGCGATTCAGCATCATAGTAGCCAGCTCTCAGTAACCAGTCAGGTTGGTAAGGGCAGTGAGTTTTCATTCACATTACCGCCAGTGTTTATTGTGTCAGACAAGAAAGTGAATACATTAAGCGCGAAATAATCGAAAAACTGAAACCTTGCTAATTAAATCATCATATTAGCAAGGTTTTTTGTTTTGTGTTTCACCCTATATTGGTACTATTTCTAACACCTACGTTATATTTTCAATTTTATCCTGCAATTTTCTTCATCTTATTCTGTGAATATTTCTTCAGTATGGTTAAAAAATGTTTTATTGATGATTTTTTAGCCTGAATATATACGGGATATTGCAATTTTACTGACAGTAATCACTGGTTCTTAAATTTAGTTTGGTGCATTGTTCTTGTTTTCGGGTTTGCTCTTGCCTTTTTTCCCTATAAAAGTTTTACTTGTCGCCAGTTATTGGCGATTTTTACTGTTTTTTGATGTTTAGTATTGCAAAGCTAACCAAGACATGCATTTTGTATTGTTAATGTAATGTTGATCAGAACTCTATTTCGTCATATATGTTCCAATAGGTTACGGATGAAGTGACCTATTTTTATTTCATAATTTACTAAAAATTAACATAATATGGCTCATCGTTTATCATCCAGAGATATCCTCGCATTAGGTTTTATGACCTTTGCGCTGTTTGTTGGGGCTGGAAATATTATTTTCCCGCCAATGGTCGGTTTACAAGCCGGTGAACAAGTTTGGACTGCGGCACTTGGCTTCTTAGTCACAGGTGTCGGTCTTCCTGTTCTTACCGTCGTTGCATTGGCGAAAGTGGGGGGCGGTATTGAAGCGCTCAGCACGCCAATTGGTAAAACTGCCGGTCTGCTATTAGCTATCGTTGCATATCTATCGGTGGGGCCTCTTTTTGCGACCCCAAGAACGGCAACCGTTTCTTATAAAGTGGGTATTGCACCATTGCTGGGCGGTGAATCGGAAATATCACTGCTGATTTATAGTGCCATCTATTTTGTACTGGTAATCGGTATTTCGTTATACCCAGGTAAATTGCTAGATAGCGTTGGGCACATTTTGGCACCAGTCAAAATGTTGGCACTGGCAATTTTAGGCGTTGCTGCGGTTATGTGGCCTGCTGGAGAACCGATTCTGGCAACCCCTGAATACCAAAATATGGCATTTTCCAATGGCTTTATTAATGGCTATTTAACGATGGACACATTAGGTGCCATGGTTTTTGGTATTGTCATTGTGAATGCGGCCCGTTCCCGCGGTATTGAAAACTCATCATTATTAACTCGCTATACCATGTGGGCAGGTTTAATTGCTGGGGTATTATTAACTCTGGTCTATTTATCGTTGTTTAAACTGGGCGAAAATAGTGGATCATTGATTCCAAATCCAGCTGATG
This window encodes:
- the sbcD gene encoding exonuclease subunit SbcD is translated as MRIIHTSDWHLGQYFFTKNRTAEHQHFLRWLIEQVKQYQVDALIVAGDVFDTGAPPSYARELYNQFIVDLQKTGCQLVILSGNHDSVSVLNESSALLRYLNTHVITSNSESPVITLKDKQGNPNGLVCAIPFLRPRDIQVSIAGQSSEEKQLSLQNAIHEHYQSCYQKAVEQRTELNLDIPIIATGHLTVVGAELTDSVREIYIGTLDAFPSGAFPPADYIALGHIHRPQLIGGQAHIRYSGSPIALSFDESQQQKSVCLVEFNQHQFANVTLLPIPVFQPLLSLKGSLKELQKQLMALPVKENELPIWLDIEVATQDYLGDIQQRIEALTQELPVEVVRLRRARQAQTGQNLTPQNETLNELTAEEVFTRRLTEESLEDKALEQRLLQLFKQSYANLRNEQGE
- the phoR gene encoding phosphate regulon sensor histidine kinase PhoR: MLERLSLKQLIWGLFLFILPALILSVFIGHLPWLLVISLLAALIWHGYNLLKLSDWLWLDRSMLPPDGKGGWEPIFYGIYQMQQRNRKRRRELGQLIKRFRSGAESLPDAVVIMTTEGNIFWCNRHAQQLLGFRWPEDNGQHIFNLLRYPDFSRYFTVKNYDQALTIELNSGEIVEFRILPYASDQLLMVARDVTEKRRLEKARRDFFANVSHELRTPLTVIQGYLEVMDDQEGTSPMNKKALSVMQEQTHRMDNLVKQLLQLSRIEVAPQINLDEQINMPVILKMIEQEAISLSQGRHEFEFSIDEKLRVHGNEEQLRSAVANLVYNAINHTPDGTKIKVKWQRTSNGAQFSVSDNGPGIPAEHLPRLTERFYRVDKARSRQGGGGTGLGLAIVKHAIQHHSSQLSVTSQVGKGSEFSFTLPPVFIVSDKKVNTLSAK
- the brnQ gene encoding branched-chain amino acid transport system II carrier protein — encoded protein: MAHRLSSRDILALGFMTFALFVGAGNIIFPPMVGLQAGEQVWTAALGFLVTGVGLPVLTVVALAKVGGGIEALSTPIGKTAGLLLAIVAYLSVGPLFATPRTATVSYKVGIAPLLGGESEISLLIYSAIYFVLVIGISLYPGKLLDSVGHILAPVKMLALAILGVAAVMWPAGEPILATPEYQNMAFSNGFINGYLTMDTLGAMVFGIVIVNAARSRGIENSSLLTRYTMWAGLIAGVLLTLVYLSLFKLGENSGSLIPNPADGADILHEYVQYTFGNYGSFFLAVLIFVACMVTAVGLTCACAEFFSRYVPISYRKLVLILGLFSMVISNLGLSKLIAFSLPVLVSIYPPCIVLILMSFTLKWWRNPTIVIAPTMLTSFVVGLIGAVKASDNLKTYIPDWMTSIPLYQQDLAWLLPSVVVLVVAALCDRLITPSSQHHKHA
- a CDS encoding SbcC/MukB-like Walker B domain-containing protein — its product is MKILSLRLKNINSLKGEWKIDFTEEPFASNGLFAITGATGAGKTTLLDAICLALYHQTPRLGAISKSKNELMTRHTSECLAEVEFEVKGVAYRAFWSQRRANNKPNGNLQDAKAELATVADGQIIAEKISEVREKIVQITGLDFGRFTKSILLSQGDFAAFLNATEKERADLLEEITGTEIYSQISVYIFNQHKQAKTDLDILRAQAGSINLLTEAEHQELVEKQQQYSAQEQQLNQNKNRHQQALTWHQQHQQLVQNTQRLQIAQQQALQQYQAAEPRLHKLAQSAPAEALRPDWLAVQSLQTQLDEQTQKQQRTTLLLETAQKQRLPLVAQYTHAQSEQNQYKDWVQKTTAMIDNEVRPLDNLLTQLNQQKVQLDLQLNQLNGEYLQKKSSVENIQQKILHANNELNKTQLFLQEHQNDAQIVAQLGSWQQQGKFIYELTERLTQNQQKQKAIHQEWQTLQQVQQQKAKESQQAQSHLEEQHSRFNQLEKQFQEYKEKHNIEEIKAAISQQQEPLQHAKILPVLLTQHEEKQLQLQSQTQLQNQLSESINQLSQQITITQDRLTQLQPQRQILEQKLQLEQKIVSLEHERQQLIKGTPCPLCGSLDHPALASYQAVIPNETQQQLAMLVTQIETEKQKFTELQALLQADKRHQQDNELAQKQLQEQFNNLNRQWLKACEQALTPELAKNASAVEQFLIELQEKLTAQQTIINEFAQLERQYQDAKNQYYEQQTQAKQLFSELSLLDEKLKHHSQQLEENQAEQQSLQQRLEQQVQQLTASLAPFNLILPSQAQFNTWLQEIEQRGQYYEAQKNTFLQITKNIDVDTATLAAETANAQQLTQQLSAQQQQLEQLNQQIEQKNMQRQNLLDGQTVAVFVQKMQEKQAQYTHQVDSLSEKISEIDKNIAVLNGSAQELDHQLKQLSQRQLAAHTQFVAALSSSPFDTQEQFLNALLPTEEKIELEQLKQRVTQQRLEAETRYQESQSAIANHEQQRLVEFTEFSVEKIQQALEQLESQIKILNQQQGQIINQLERDQQQRHQQRELLNKIEQSQLSYDDWSYLNTLIGSAEGDKFRRYAQGLTLDCLVSLANQQLDKLHGRYLLQRSHLANLELQVIDGWQGDSIRDTKTLSGGESFLVSLALALALSDMVSHRTQLESLFLDEGFGTLDAETLDIALDALESLNASGKTIGVISHVEAMKERIPVQIAVKKTNGLGFSELPSHYRVS
- the phoB gene encoding phosphate regulon transcriptional regulator PhoB, which gives rise to MARRILVVEDEAPIREMVCFVLEQNGFQPTEADDYDSAIAQLVDPLPDLVLLDWMIPGGSGIQVIKHMKRDSATRDVPVMMLTARGEEEDRVKGLEVGADDYLIKPFSPKELIARVKAILRRISPMATEDIIEMNGLVLDPTSHRVTSKEIPIDMGPTEYKLLHFFMTHPERVYSREQLLNYVWGANVYVEDRTVDVHIRRLRKALELDGHDKMVQTVRGTGYRFSVRY